ACCGGGCGACGCCGACGCCGTCTTCCTCGACCCCGCCCGGCGCACCGCGGGGCACAGCAGCACCCGCAGGCTCGCCTCGCCCGACGATTACTCGCCCTCACTGGACTTCGCGTTCGACCTCGCACGTCGGCATCCCGCGGGCATCAAGCTCGGGCCGGGCCTCGACCGGGAGCTGATCCCGGAGGACGCCGAGGCGCAGTGGATCTCGATCGACGGCCAGCTCGTCGAGACCGGCCTCTGGTTCGGTGACGCGGCGCGCCCCGGCGTGCGCCGCTCGGCGCTCGTGCTGCGCGGGGCCGAGGATTCAGCAGAACTGACCGCGGCGGACGATGCCGAGGACGTCGCAACGCGGCCGCTCGGCGAATACCTCTACGAACCCGACGGCGCGGTGATCCGCGCTCGCCTGATCGGCACACTCGCCGAGCGGCTTCACGCGGGCATGGTCTCCGATGGCATCGCGTATCTCACCGGCGACGAACTCGTCGACACGGCCTTCGCCGATGCCTTCCGCGTCATCGAGCGACTGAGCTCGCGGGAGAAGGATCTGCGCCGCGCGCTCGCGGCCCGCGACATCGGGGCACTCGAGATCAAGAAGCGCGGCGCCGACGTCGACCCCGCGGCGCTGCGGCGCAGGTTGAAGCTCCGAGGATCTCGGAGCGCGACGCTGCTCCTCACCCGCGACGAGCTCGGCAAGCACGTCGCTCTGCTCGCCGAGCGCTGCTGACGCCTTCACACCGCGTGCTTCGCACCGCCCCGTGCCCACGTCATACCCGTTCCGTGCCCCACGTCACACCCGCCCCGCACTCGCCCCGTCGCAGGATCCACACGGGGTCCTGGCGCCGAGACCGCCTCTCGCAGTAAGCCCCAGAGGCGGTCTCGACAGCGGGGAGGAGGCTCGACAGCGGGCGGCCGTCTCGACGGCGGGAGGCGGTTTCGACGACGGAAAGGAGAGCGGGAAGGGGCGAGCCTTGAGCGGGTCGGGTCCGGAACGATCCGGACCCGACCCGCTCAAGGCTCGCCCCCGCGGCTCAGTAGTTCAGGGTCGCCCCGCGGCTCAGTAGTTCACGTCCGAGCAGGAGACCGTCTGGCCGGCGATCTCCACGAACTCGGCTCCGTTCATGCACTGCTGCACCGCGTCGACGCCCGCACCCAGCGCCCAGATCACGGTTATGGTGACGATCGCGCCGATGATGAGGCCGACGATGGAGGTCACGAGGCCCGTGATCGAGAACGCCTTGGGCTGCTTCTTCACGAGGGCGATGATGCTCAGCACGAGTCCGACGAGCGCGAGGCCGACGCCGAGGAACGGCACCCAGCTGAGCACGAGGCCTGCGATGCCGAGCGCCATACCGGTGATGGCGAGCGCCTTCTTCGGCTGAGCCGGAGCGGCTCCGTAGGCGGGGGCCGCAGGCTGCGCGGAGGGAGCCGGCGGCATGGGAGGGACGGGGTTCGAGGACGGCTCGTTGCCGGGCTGCGTATCAGACATGTTGCTCCTTCGATCAAAGCTCGACGGGGCGCTCCCCCGATCGCCCTTCAACAATAATGAAGATCACCGGGCAGTCGCGACCCCGAATCGCCGGGTCACCCGCCGGGGCCGGTCCCCGGCAGTGTCAGCGCACCTGTATCTCCGTCACGGGCAGGGTCGAATCAGCGCCGAACCCGAGCCCCGACGGCTCGTGCCCCGCGGCGACCAGCTGCGCCCCGATCGAGGCGATCATCGCACCGTTGTCCGTGCACAGGGAGAGCGGCGGTACACGCAGTTCGACGCCCGCTGCGTCGCAGCGCTCGCGGGCGAGCTCCCTCACCCGGGCGTTCGCGACCACACCGCCGCCGAGCAGCAGGCGAGGCACTCCGAGGTCGCGACAGGCGGCGAGCGCCTTCGTGATGAGCACGTCGGCGACCGCCTCGCGGAAGCTGGCCGCCACGTCGGCGACCGGAACGGGCTCCCCGCTCTGCTCCTGCTTCTCGACCCAGCGAGCCACCGATGTCTTGAGCCCCGAGAACGAGAAGTCGTACCGGTGGCGCTCGAGATCCTTCGGCAGCGTGAGACCGCGCGGGAATCGGATCGCGTTCGGATCCCCATCAGCGGCGACGCGGTCGATCTGCGGGCCGCCGGGGTACGGCAGACCCAGCAAGCGGGCGACCTTGTCGAAGGCCTCGCCCGCGGCGTCATCGATCGTCTCCCCCAGCATCTCGACGTCGCCGATCAGATCGCGCACGAGCAGCAGCGAGGTGTGCCCGCCCGAGACCAGCAGCGCGATCGTGGGCAGTTCGAGCTCCCCCACCGCCCCCACCGCCTCGCGTAGGCCCTCGCCCTGCAGCAGGTCGGCCCCGACGTGCCCCACGAGATGATTCACGGCGTAGAGCGGTTTGCCGAGACCGACGGCGAGCGCCTTGGCCGCCGCGACGCCCACCATGAGTGCCCCCGCGAGGCCGGGACCGCAGGTGACGGCGACGGCGTCGAGGTCGTCGAGGCTCACCCCGGCCTCCCGCAGCGCCCGCTCGATCGTGGGCGTCATCGATTCGAGGTGCGCGCGGGCCGCGACCTCGGGCACCACACCGCCGAAGCGCGCGTGCTCGTCCATGGACGAGGCGATCGCGTTGGCCAGGAGCCGGCGCCCCCGCACGATGCCGACCCCGGTCTCATCGCAGCTGGTCTCGATGCCCAGCACGAGCGGCTCTGCACTACTCATATGCCCTCTCCAAACCATCGTTTCAGCGTCGTCATCCTGCGTGGGCTCGCGAATCGCAGGCTCCCGGGATCCCGCGGCGCTGCGGCACCGCTCACGAGCAGCGCTTCCGGATCTCGAGTCTCATGATCACCGCGTCCACTCCGTCGGGCTGATAGTAGCGGGGCCTCACCCCGAGCTCCTCGAAGCCGAGCGAGCGGTACAGGGTCTGCGCGACCGGGTTGTCGGCGCGCACCTCGAGAAAGACCTCGCGCACCCCGGAGCGCTCCGCCTCATCGAGCAGCGCGTTCATGAGGCGTCGGCCGTGGCCCTCCCCGCGGGCCCCCGGGGAGACCGCGATCGTCTGCACGTCTCCCTCGGTTCCGACTGCCAGCAGCCCCGCGTAGCCGAGCACCGCGCCGGAGCCGTCGACGAGCGCGAGGTAGCGCCGATGCGGAGCGGTGAGCTCCTCCCGCATCATCTCCCGACTCCAGGCCTCGGCGCCGAACACCGAGCTCTCGATCCCCCAGATCGCGTCGAGGTCGTTCTCGCCGGCATCGCGCAGACTCAATTCCGAGGCTTCGCCCCTCTCGTGCCCGGTCTCGGACTCCGCGTTCTCGGGCTGAGACCCCGCGTGCGACTCGGCTGCCCCGGAGTCCCGATCATCGCTCACGTCGATACCCGTTTCGGAGCACCGGGCTGCTTGACGTCTGGGGCACGCAGGTACACGGCCCGGTCGGGCTCGAAGTCCTTCCCCGAGAGGAGGCGTCTCGACGCGAGGCGCACGAGCGCCCCGGTGGGAATCCGCTCGGGCCACAGCTCGTTCGGCACCGCCTCGTAGTCGGCACGAGCGACGAGCCGCGGCCCCGAGGAGCGCTCGGGAACGCCCGCCCAGTCGAGCCCGGAGAACTCGGTGACGAAGAGTTCGCGCCGTCTCGCGTCCTGCACCACTCGGACGCCGCTCGTGGCTCCCTCGAGTGCTTCGAGGGCCACGGCCTCGTGGCCCTGGAGCGGCAGAAGCGGCACTCCGCGAGCCAGGGCGAACGCGTGCGCGGCGGCGATCCCGACGCGCAATCCCGTGAACGGCCCCGGCCCGATACCGGCGACCACACCCGTGACCGCCGCAGCCGGCACCCCGGCCGCATCGAACACCGCGGCCAGCAGCCCGCCGATCGCCTCGGCGTGCCCTCGGGGGTCGTCGCTCGAGACCTCGAAGACCCGCCCTCCGACTCCGAGCGCCACGCTCGTGCCGATGGCCGTGTCGACCGCGAGCAGCACTCGATCGCCGAGCTCCGGTGCCTCAGTCTCGCGCACGCCGAGACTCCCGGCACCCGGAATCGACACCCCGTCGCCCGTCACCGTGATCCCCTCTCGTCTCCGTCGGTCCGTGAATCATGCGCTCGCGGGCCAATGCTCTGCTCGGAGATCGGCCCCAGCGGATCAGTCTCCCCTGCGCCCCACCTCGGCCCGTATCCGGTGACGGTGACGATTCGCGCCTCGACCGGCGCCTCGGACCAATCGGGTTCCGCGGCCCCCGCGTCGATGCCGCTGCCGACCGGGCGCTCGATGACCACTTCCATCCATGAGCCGCGCGGCTCGACCATCCCGGCGCCCCACTCCGCGACCACCACGGATCCCTCGAAGTCGAGATCGAGGTCGTCGAGCTCGACTGCACCGGCGCCGTCCGAGTCGCCACGATCCGCGGCGCGCCCGTCGGCGCCGGTCCCGTCGGCACCGCCGCGCTCCGCGCCGCCGATCCGGTAGGCGTCGACGTGCACGAGCGGCGCCCCTCCGACGAGCGACGGGTGCGTGCGGGCCAGCACGAAGGTCGGGCTCTGCACCGGCCCCCGCACGCCGAGGCCCTCGCCGATCCCGCGTGTCAGCGTGGTCTTGCCCGCGCCCAGCGGGCCCGTCAGCAGCACCAGATCGCCGGCCCGCAGCAGACGCCCCAGTCGCACCCCCAGCTCGTGCATCGCATCGGGATCCGCGATGCTCAACCGCACCGTGTTGCCGGCGTCGTCACCGAGAGTCATGCCGGATCCTCATCGACGGGGATCCGCAGCACGCGCGGTCCGACCCCCACCACGATCTCATAGTTGATGGTGCGCATGAGCCCCGCCCAGGTCTCCACCGGCGGGTGCCCCAGCTCCGGGTCGCCGAACAGCACCACGGGCTCGCCGAGGCTCACGCGACCGGCGAGCGGCCCGACGTCGACGATGAACTGATCCATGCCGATGCGCCCGACGATGGGGCGCGGCTCCCCGGCCACCGTCACCCACGCCCCGGAGCCGTTGAGGGCGCGGGGCATGCCGTCCGCGTACCCCATGGGCACCAGCGCGAGTGTCGTGGCCGTCTCGCACACGTGGTTGAAGCCGTAGGAGACCCCGGTGCCCGCGGGCACACCGCGCAGCGCGACGATCTCGGAGCGCAGCGTCATCGCGGGCACGAGCCCGAGCTGCGCAGAGGTCTTGTCCGCGAACGGGCTCAGTCCGTAGGCCGCAATGCCCACCCTGACGGTGTTGTAGTGGAGATGCGGGGACGAGAGCGTCGCCGCGCTCGCGGCCAGGTGCTTCATCTCGGGATCGACACCGGCCTCGCGCAGCATCGCGATCGCCCGGTCGAACTGCGCTGCCTGCGCCCGGTCGTGCTCGTCACCGGCGTTGGCGAGGTGGCTGAAGATACCGCGCACCCGCACCAGGCCCTCCTCCGAGAGCTCCGCGGCGCGGGCAAAGAGTTCGGGCCACTCCTCGGGAGCCGCACCGTTGCGGCTGAGCCCCGTATCGATTTTCAGCTGGGCCGTCGCCCGGCGCCCCACTCGCCTCGCGGCATCGGCGAGCGCCTCGAGCTGCTGCAGGTGGCTGACCCCGATCTCGATATCGGAGGCGACGGGCTCCGCGAAGTCGACCCGTGCGCCGTGCAGCCAGCACAGGATCGGGGCTTCGATGCCCGCCTCCCGCAGCGCGAGCGCCTCCTCGAGATCGGCGGTCGCGAGCATCGCGGCACCGCCCGCGAGCGCGGCCTCGCCCACGATCCTCGCGCCGTGCCCGTAGCCGTCGGCCTTGACCACCACAATCACCGAACCGCCCGTGAGGTTCCGCAGATGCGCGACGTTCTGCCTGATGGCGGGCAGCGAGATCTCGGCTACGCGCATTGCACCCGTTCTCATCTGGACTCCGATCCTTGATCCGTCGTCGGAAGATCGGCCACCGATCGTTCCGCTGCCGACGCTGATGCGACTCTACCCGCGGCCTCCGACATCGACGCTCCCGCCCCGGCCCCGGGACCCGATCCGGTCTCCGCCCCCTCCACGATCACGAAGGCCGTCGCCACACCCGCGTCGTGCGTCATCGAGAGGTGGGCGCGCTCCGCTCCACGATCCGCGAGCGCCGACGCGAGCGCCGACGTCATGACGAACGCGGGCGCTCGATCCCGATCCCGAACAACCTCGAGGTCGTGCCACCCCAGGCTCCCCGACCCCCCGAGCGCCTTGATGAGCGCTTCCTTCGCGGCGAAGCGAGCCGCCAGCGAGGCAAGCGATAGCGCTCGCTCCGCGCCGGTGAACAATCGCTCTCGCAGAGCCGGGGTGCGCTCGAGCTGGCGCTCGAAACGCGCGATGTCGACGGTGTCGACCCCGATGCCCCGAATCATGAAACTCCCGGTGTGCGGCGGCTGCGATCCCTGCGTTCACTCGTTCCGAGCGCGCGGGCTTACTCCACCGTCACCGACTTGGCGAGGTTGCGCGGCTGGTCAACGTCGAGGCCCTTCGCCGTCGAGAGCTCGAGCGCGAACCACTGCAGCGGTACGACCTGCAGCAGCGGCTCGAAGAGCGAGTCGGCCAGAGGCAGACGGATCACGTCGTCGGCGAACGGCAGCACCGCGGTGTCGCCCTTCTCCACGACGGCGATCACGCGAGCGCCCCGGGCGCGGATCTCCTGGATGTTCGAGACGACCTTCGAGTGCATGAGCGGCGACGTGCGCGGGCTCGGCACCAGCACGAACACGGGCTGCCCGTGATCGATGAGCGCGATCGGGCCGTGCTTCAGCTCGCCGGCGGCGAAGCCCTCCGCGTGGATGTAGGCGATCTCCTTCAGCTTGAGCGCGCCCTCGAGCGCGACCGGGAAGCCCACGTGGCGCCCGAGGAACAGCACCGAGCGGGTGTCCGCCATCCAGTGCGCCAGCTGCGCGATCTGGTCGTGCGTGTCGACGGCCTCGCGCACCTTGGCGGGCAGCTCCTCGAACTGCTGCACGGCCTGCGCCGAGTCCTCCGCCGAGAGGGTGCCGCGCACGCGCCCCAGGTGCAGACCGACGAGGTACAGGGCCGTGACCTGGGCGATGAACGCCTTCGTCGAGGCGACCGCGACCTCGGGGCCCGCATGGGTGTAGACCGCGGCGTCGGACTCGCGAGGGATCGTGGCGCTCTGGGTGTTGCACACCGAGACGGTGGTCACGCCGCGCTCGATGGCGTACTTCACGGCCATGAGCGTGTCCATCGTCTCGCCCGACTGGCTCACCGAGATCACCATCGTGCGATCGGAGAGCACGGGATCGCGGTAGCGGAACTCGTGGCTCAGCTGCACCTCGACGGGGATGCGGGCCCACTGCTCGATCGCGTAGGCGGCGACCTGGCCGGCGTAGGACGCCGTGCCGCACGCGATGATGACGATGCGGTCGATGCTGCGCAGGCGCTCGTCACCGAGCTCGGTCAGCTCGGGAATCTCCACCCCGTCGGCCGAGATGCGGCCCCGCACCGTGTTCTCGACGGCGTCGGGCTGCTCGTTGATCTCCTTCGCCATGAACGACGACCAGCCGCCCTTGTCGGCCGCGTCGGCGTCCCACTCGACCTCGTACTCGGAGAACTCGACCGGGTTGCCGGCGAAGTCGGTGATGCGCACCTCGTCGGGAGTGATGACGGCGATGTTGTCCTCGGCGACGGCGACCGCGCGGCGGGTCGACGAGACGAACGCCGCGACGTCGGATCCGAGGAAGTTCTCACCGTCTCCGAGACCCACGACGAGCGGCGAGTGGTGCCGGGCCGCGACGACCTTGCCGGGCTCGTCGCGGTGCATGGCGAGCAGCGTGAACGTGCCGCTGAGGCGGGTGACCACCGTGCGGAACGCCGTCTCGAGATCGCCCTGCCGCGCCACCTCGCGCCCCACGAGCGCTGCGACGACCTCGGTGTCGGTCTCGCTGATCAGCTCGATGCCGTCGGCGTCGAGCTCGGAGCGCAGCTCCGCGAAGTTCTCGACGATGCCGTTGTGGATCAGCGCCAGCTTGCCGTCGTCGCCCAGGTGCGGGTGCGCGTTCGCGTCGGTCGGCCCGCCGTGGGTCGCCCAGCGCGTGTGGCCGATGCCGGTGCCCGTGGCCCGGACCGGGCTGGCCTCGAGCAGTTCTTCCAGACGGGCGAGCTTGCCCGAGCGCTTCCGCACCGCCAGCTCACCGCTCTCATCGATCACGGCGATGCCCGCGGAGTCGTAGCCGCGGTACTCCAGGCGGCGCAGACCAGTGATGAGCGCCTCAACCGTATCGTTGGGGCCGACATATCCGACGATTCCACACATGACGCTCAGTTTAGTGGCACGATGGATGAATAATGGCCGAGTACAGCACCCCGGATCCTGCGCGTGTCGAAGACGCCTCCCAGGAGCCCGCCGCACTGAGCACCGATACTCAGGCGCTCATGCGCCCCGAGTTCACGTCGCCCTTCACCGAGATCGATCGTGCCGAGTGGGCGAGGCTGGCGGGCGAGACGCCGATGCCGCTCACCGAGCAGGAGATCGATGCGTTCCGCGGGCTGGGCGAGCCGCTCGATCTCGCCGAGGTCTCGGAGGTCTACCGGCCCCTCAGCCGGCTCATCAATCAGTACGCGATCGCGACGCGCGAGATGCATCAGCGCACGCGCGGCTTCCTGCGGCGCGACGGCGAGCGCCAGAGCCCGTTCGTCATCGGGATCGCCGGATCGGTGGCGGTCGGCAAGTCGACGGTCGCGCGTATTCTGCGGGATCTGCTGGCGCGCTGGCCCGAGACCCCGAACGTGCAGCTGATCACCACCGACGGTTTCCTGCACCCGACGCGCGAGCTCGAGCGGCGCGGGATCGTGCACCGCAAAGGATTCCCCGAGTCGTACGACCGGCGCGCGCTGCTGCGCTTCGTGTCCCAGGTCAAGGCGGGCGTCGAAGAGGTGCGCGCGCCCGTGTACAGCCACCTCGTCTACGACATCGTGCCCGACGAGTACATCGTCGTGCGGCAGCCGGACATCCTCATCGTCGAGGGGCTCAACGTGCTGCAGCCGGCCTCGATGCAGCACCCCGTCGCGGTGAGCGACCTCTTCGACTTCTCCGTCTACGTCGACGCGCGCATCGCCGATATCCAGCGCTGGTACCGCGACCGGTTCCTGCGCCTCAGGGAGAGCGCGTTCGCGAACCCGCGCTCCCATTTCCGCAGGTTCGCGACGCTCAACGACGAGGCCGCGATCGCGGTCGCCGACGAGTTCTGGAACAACATCAACGAGCCCAACCTGATCGAGAACATCAGGCCGACGCGGGCGCGGGCCACCCTCGTACTGCGCAAGGAGGCCGATCACCGGGTCCAGAAGGTGCTGCTCAGGAAACTGTAGGGGCTGGCCGCGGCCCGCGCTCGCCACTGCGCGACCGATCCCGCCGCTATGCAAGAAGGCCCGGTCATGCGACCGGGCCTTCTTGCATTTCGACGCGCGACTCAGACCGCGAGCCGCTCCTTCACGATCTCGGCGAGGTCGTCGGCGAGGCGCTGCGCCTGCTCCTCGTGCTCCGCTTCGACCATCACGCGCACCACGGGCTCGGTGCCCGAGGGGCGCAGCAGCACGCGGCCCTTGCCGCCCAGCGCGAGCTCGGCCTGGTGCACCGCCTGCTGCAGCACATCGTCCCCGGAGACCCCGGTGCGGTCGACGCCGCGCACGTTCACGAGCACCTGCGGGTACACGGTCATGCACTGCGCCAGTTCGGCGAGCGACTTGCCGGTGCGCTTCACCTCGGCGGCGATGTGCAGACCGGTGAGGATGCCGTCACCCGTGGTCGCGTAGTCGCTCATGATGACGTGCCCCGACTGCTCGCCTCCCAGCGAGTAGCCGTGCTCGTTGATCGCCTCGAGCACGTAGCGGTCGCCCACCCCGGTCTCGACGACGTCGATGCCGTTGTCGGCCATGGCAAGCTTCAGTCCGAGGTTGGACATCACGGTCGCGACGAGCGTGTTGCGTTCGAGCTTGCCTCGGGCCGACATCGAGAGCGCGAGGATCGCCATGATCTTGTCGCCGTCGACCACGTTGCCGTCGCCGTCGACCGCGAGACAGCGGTCGGCGTCACCGTCGTGGGCGATGCCGAGGTCGCCGCCGTGCGCGCGAACAGCAGCGATCAGCGGCTCGAGGTGGGTGGAACCCACACCGTCGTTGATGTTGAAGCCGTCGGGATCGTTGCCGATCACCGTCACCTTCGCCCCGGCATCGCTGAACACGTCCGGCGAGATCCCGGCCGCGGCGCCGTGCGCGCAGTCGAGCACGACGTGCAGCCCGTCCAACTTGACGCCCTCGAGCGTGCCGAGCAGGTGCACGAGGTAACGGTCCTCGGCGTCCGCGAAGCGGCGGATCCGACCGACCTCCCGGCCTGTGACCGCGATCCTCGTGCCGCTCATCGCGGCCTCGATCTCGTCCTCGATGTCGTCGGCCAGCTTGCGGCCGCCCTCGGCGAAGAACTTGATGCCGTTGTCTGGCGCCGGGTTGTGCGAGGCCGAGACCATCACACCGAAGTCGGCTCCGGTGTCGGCGACGAGGTAGGCGGCGGCGGGAGTCGGGATCACGCCGGCGTCGAGCACATCGACGCCGGCAGCGGCCAGACCGGCCGAGACGGCCGCCGCGATGAACTCACCGGACACTCGCGGATCGCGAGCGACCACGGCTACAGCGCGACGGCTCTCGCTCCGGGCTGAACGCCCGAGAACGAGAGCCGCTGCGTGGGCGAGGTTCATGGCCAGCTCGGCGGTCACATCGACCCCGGCCAGACCACGAACCCCATCGGTGCCGAACAGGCGTCCCATGAGAGGGTGCTTCCTGCTTAGCGCTTCGAGTACTGAGGCGCCTTGCGGGCCTTCTTGAGACCGGCCTTCTTGCGCTCCTTGATGCGGGCGTCGCGGCTGAGGAAGCCGGCCTTCTTGAGCGTCGGGCGGTTGTGCTCCGCGTCGATCTCGTTCAGGGCGCGGGCGATCGCGAGACGCAGGGCGCCGGCCTGACCCGAGGGGCCGCCGCCGACGATGCGGGCGATCACGTCGTACGAGCCGTTCAGCTCGAGCACGGTGAAGGGATCGGTGATGAGCTGCTGGTGCAGCTTGTTGGGGAAGTACTCGTCGAGCTCGCGCCCGTTGACGGTCATCTTGCCCGAGCCGGGGATGAGGCGCACGCGGGCGATGGCCTGCTTGCGACGGCCGACGGCTGCACCGGGAACGGTGAGCGCGGGGCGGGGGGTCGACGCGGTCGCCTGCGAGGCGGGCGTCTCGGTGGTGTAGCTCTCGGGGGCCACGGTCTGCTCTTCAGTCACTGTGAAGTCTCTCTCTTAACGTCTCGTTGCGCCGCGATTACTGCGCGACCTGGCCGAAGGTGTAGGGGGTGGGCTGCTGAGCCGCGTGCGGGTGCTCTGCGCCCGCGTAGACCTTCAGCTTGCGGAAGATGTCGGCGCCCAGGGAGTTCTTCGGCAGCATGCCGCGGATGGCCTTCTCGACGGCGCGCTCGGGGTTCTTCTCGAGCAGCTCGGTGTAGCTCACCGAGCGCAGGCCGCCCGGGTAGCCCGAGTGGCGGTAGGCCTTCTTCTTGGCCGCCTTGCCCGCGGTCAGCACGACCTTGTCGGCGTTGATGATGATGACGTAGTCGCCCATGTCCATGTGGGGGGCGAACGTCGGCTTGTGCTTGCCGCGGAGCAGAGCCGCCGCGTGCGAGGCCAGGCGGCCGAGCACCACGTCGGTGGCGTCGATGACGAGCCAGTCGTGCTTCTGCTCGGAGGCCTTCGGCGAATAAGTGCGAGTCACTAGAGTGCTGCTTTCTGTCGAATTGGAGGTGTTCGTGGATCCCGCTCCGATGCCCGGTCCCCTATGGGTGCGCGAGCGATGGAGGGCTCAACAAATCGGGTGCTTACGCACCAAGGATCAACTTTAGCACAGGATCGCGGAGCCTCTCCATGATCTCCAGGGCCTGCAGGCCTCCAGGGCCTTCGTTGCAGTCTTTCCAGGCCCTGGATCAATCGAGACGGTCCATTCCTCTC
This DNA window, taken from Leucobacter tenebrionis, encodes the following:
- the rpsI gene encoding 30S ribosomal protein S9 — protein: MTEEQTVAPESYTTETPASQATASTPRPALTVPGAAVGRRKQAIARVRLIPGSGKMTVNGRELDEYFPNKLHQQLITDPFTVLELNGSYDVIARIVGGGPSGQAGALRLAIARALNEIDAEHNRPTLKKAGFLSRDARIKERKKAGLKKARKAPQYSKR
- the rplM gene encoding 50S ribosomal protein L13 produces the protein MTRTYSPKASEQKHDWLVIDATDVVLGRLASHAAALLRGKHKPTFAPHMDMGDYVIIINADKVVLTAGKAAKKKAYRHSGYPGGLRSVSYTELLEKNPERAVEKAIRGMLPKNSLGADIFRKLKVYAGAEHPHAAQQPTPYTFGQVAQ